The Butyrivibrio sp. AE3004 genome contains a region encoding:
- a CDS encoding carbohydrate ABC transporter permease, whose product MRGNGFMEKQKQKKKVVGLQKRKAKAGYAFIAPFVIGFLVFMIKPLWQSLNMSFCNVELGAGDFKQTWVGLTNYIYAFRVDPEFNRLLVEELSRMIVYSLAIIVFSFFVALILNQKFKGRALVRAIFFLPVILSSGVIVGLESNNQLMASLAQTIEQTTQGVSVTAALESILRTAGVGVRAYEKVFEVIDNIYDVAIASGIQIIIFLSGLQSISSSMYEAADIEGCTKWESLWKITFPMISSLFLVNWLYTVVDFCMRSDNGVIEKIQKVMVEQMQYGNASAMSWIYFLVVLAFVGITSLVISKGVYYYD is encoded by the coding sequence ATGAGAGGAAATGGTTTTATGGAAAAGCAGAAGCAAAAGAAAAAGGTTGTAGGACTGCAAAAAAGAAAAGCCAAGGCAGGATATGCATTTATTGCTCCTTTTGTAATTGGTTTTCTGGTATTTATGATTAAGCCCTTATGGCAGTCACTTAATATGAGTTTTTGCAATGTAGAACTTGGAGCAGGAGACTTTAAGCAGACTTGGGTAGGACTTACCAATTACATATATGCTTTCAGAGTAGATCCTGAATTCAACAGATTACTGGTTGAAGAGCTTTCAAGAATGATTGTTTACTCATTGGCTATCATAGTATTCAGTTTCTTTGTTGCACTGATATTAAATCAGAAGTTCAAGGGACGTGCACTGGTAAGAGCAATCTTCTTCCTTCCGGTTATTCTTTCATCAGGTGTAATCGTAGGACTTGAATCAAACAACCAGCTCATGGCATCACTTGCTCAGACAATTGAACAAACAACACAGGGTGTAAGTGTTACAGCTGCTCTCGAGAGTATACTTCGTACAGCCGGTGTAGGTGTTAGAGCTTATGAAAAGGTATTTGAAGTAATTGATAATATTTATGATGTCGCTATTGCTTCAGGTATTCAGATTATTATCTTCCTGTCAGGTCTTCAGAGCATATCATCAAGTATGTATGAAGCAGCTGATATTGAAGGATGTACAAAATGGGAGAGTTTGTGGAAAATAACATTCCCGATGATCAGTTCACTTTTCCTTGTTAATTGGCTTTATACAGTAGTTGATTTCTGTATGCGTTCTGATAACGGTGTTATTGAGAAAATTCAAAAGGTAATGGTTGAGCAGATGCAGTATGGTAATGCTTCAGCAATGTCCTGGATATATTTCTTAGTTGTACTTGCATTTGTCGGAATTACATCTCTTGTTATCTCGAAGGGAGTTTATTACTATGACTGA
- a CDS encoding SGNH/GDSL hydrolase family protein: MSNEERRGPVAPKDPTKKRPYFYIMQDKGIFAAPQSDGRGIQFIYEDNGRLPDSAKLTGNVTDEKILEMLGTAEGFKKLVHSIGVSVSEESRKEKVNFVFQMYGQNQGDPATIVSREFVADGSEQIIDLTEITWFDTDRVPGQIRFEFEKSGIQAMADVCFYLHDGFEAPEQLTDNAVDFESDDYKKMISKCLMKKGNLKRLHEVTEKAKRGEDVTLSFIGGSITQGAGAIPIHEKSYARVYANSFEKKYANGGAVKLIKAGVGGTPSELGMIRFERDILRDGSEKPDLIVIEFAVNDEGDETKGVCYESLVRKCLALPWKPAVVLLFAVFSFDWNLQDRLGPVGERYDIPMVSVLDAVSPQFALKPAEGRVISKKQFFYDIYHPSNLGHQVMSDCLMEMTSEAEKQTEFENEEDLLSKEPAIGADFEKVYLLDRKDLSSATIEEGAFTDTDKMLQMVEMDSEVVPVPEFPNNWHYDGSDENPAPFKMKISCTKLLLVMKDSGDNIFGTAEVYVDGRKVLDADPLVNGWTHCNPLIILNGAEVALHEVEIRMAKGHENKKFTILGFGVV; the protein is encoded by the coding sequence ATGAGTAACGAAGAAAGAAGAGGGCCGGTAGCCCCTAAGGATCCAACAAAAAAGAGACCATATTTTTACATAATGCAGGACAAAGGAATATTTGCTGCCCCCCAATCGGATGGCAGAGGTATTCAGTTCATCTATGAGGATAATGGTAGATTGCCTGATTCTGCTAAGCTCACAGGAAATGTAACAGATGAAAAAATACTTGAAATGCTTGGGACAGCAGAAGGCTTTAAGAAGCTTGTTCATAGTATAGGTGTATCCGTATCAGAGGAATCAAGAAAAGAAAAGGTTAATTTTGTTTTCCAGATGTACGGACAGAATCAGGGTGACCCTGCGACTATCGTAAGCAGAGAATTTGTAGCCGATGGATCAGAGCAGATTATAGATCTCACAGAGATTACATGGTTTGATACAGACAGAGTACCCGGACAAATACGCTTTGAATTTGAAAAGTCAGGAATACAGGCAATGGCAGATGTTTGCTTTTATCTGCATGATGGATTTGAAGCTCCGGAGCAGCTTACAGACAATGCTGTAGATTTTGAGTCTGACGATTATAAGAAGATGATAAGCAAATGCCTTATGAAAAAGGGCAATCTGAAGAGACTTCATGAAGTAACAGAGAAAGCTAAAAGAGGTGAGGATGTTACTCTTTCCTTTATTGGCGGCTCAATAACTCAGGGTGCCGGTGCAATTCCGATTCATGAAAAGAGCTATGCAAGAGTATATGCCAACTCTTTTGAGAAAAAATACGCTAATGGTGGTGCGGTAAAGCTTATTAAAGCAGGTGTCGGTGGTACTCCTTCCGAGCTTGGAATGATACGTTTTGAACGTGACATCCTTCGTGATGGTAGTGAGAAGCCGGATCTGATCGTAATTGAATTTGCTGTGAATGATGAAGGTGACGAAACAAAGGGAGTTTGCTACGAAAGTCTTGTGAGAAAATGCCTTGCGCTTCCCTGGAAGCCGGCAGTGGTATTGCTGTTTGCAGTCTTCTCGTTTGACTGGAATCTGCAGGACAGATTAGGACCTGTAGGTGAAAGATATGATATTCCCATGGTAAGTGTATTGGATGCTGTATCACCACAGTTTGCGCTTAAACCCGCCGAAGGAAGAGTTATTTCCAAGAAGCAGTTCTTTTATGACATATATCATCCGAGCAATTTAGGACATCAGGTTATGTCTGATTGCCTGATGGAGATGACTTCAGAGGCTGAAAAACAGACTGAGTTTGAAAATGAGGAAGATCTGCTTAGTAAGGAACCTGCTATCGGTGCTGATTTTGAAAAGGTATATCTGCTTGACCGTAAGGATTTAAGCAGTGCAACAATTGAAGAGGGGGCATTTACAGATACTGACAAAATGCTTCAAATGGTTGAAATGGACAGTGAAGTTGTTCCTGTTCCTGAATTTCCAAATAACTGGCATTATGATGGTAGTGATGAAAACCCTGCACCATTCAAGATGAAAATAAGTTGTACAAAGCTTCTTCTTGTAATGAAAGATTCAGGAGACAACATCTTCGGAACTGCTGAAGTTTATGTGGATGGAAGAAAAGTGCTTGATGCAGATCCGCTTGTAAATGGTTGGACACATTGCAATCCGTTGATAATCCTAAATGGTGCAGAGGTTGCTCTGCATGAAGTTGAAATTCGTATGGCAAAAGGTCATGAGAACAAGAAGTTTACTATTCTTGGCTTTGGTGTTGTCTAA
- a CDS encoding DUF5696 domain-containing protein yields MNENKKGKIRQIVKSLAAPVIICILILAAVLFIINHKNVNDTDEAVVPYSYEGGEDTVVIENDKLKLEMDPLTTQFTVTVKETGKVWRSNPENAANDAIALPEEKANLQSPLIMSYSVVTGLETTYNTHTYSTANQIYNITKDGDSVRVDYSLGDVIKEYVIPPVITKESLDEWLSKMDKDDVNFIQQYYKKYDINKLGKKDNKDELLASYPALEDHVIYVLRDKTKENVRKKIEKSFEEAGYTYDDFQADKELDLSVKSSDKPVFNVSVVYKLDGDDLVVEVPMKDLKYKKDSPIYTITPLPYFGAGDSEQDGYMFVPEGGGATINFNNGKVSQSSYYTNVYGWDMCLSRDAVVHNTRAYYGVFGVSEGNDSFLCILEDGSPYASIQADISGKNNSYNYVNAVYSICQREQYDVGDIANSDVYEYVPSLPDETLTRRYTFINSGSYVDMAKEYGSYLQDKYGDSLSMNQDSSAPVAVEMIGAIDKVKQILGVPVKRPLKLTTYKEASNIVKDLNDNGIDNMSVKLTGWCNGGVDQRLLKSAKTIGALGSKNDLKNLVKTGDETGSKVYLDGITQYANDSNLLDGFFSYRDAAKLISKEQAKLYDYSHITYAQRENSDHLYYLLHTDLAMNIADKFADTAASYGAGVSFQDIGKDLSSDFYRKNMHSRQSVKSLQEEELKKIQSEGTPIMINMGNDYAVPYASMVTGMDLRGSEYTILDQCIPFYQIAVHGRVNYTGEPVNIGGNQENEVLYSAEYGAGLYFAFMNETSFATQKTLYTDYYGATYSAWKDKMLDICTRYNEELGHIFNQEMVDHENISEDLSRTQYADGTNVYVNYGYSDAQTPDGKTVPARDYLVVR; encoded by the coding sequence ATGAACGAAAATAAAAAGGGAAAAATACGACAGATAGTTAAGAGCCTGGCGGCTCCTGTGATCATATGTATTCTAATATTAGCTGCCGTACTTTTCATAATAAATCATAAAAATGTAAATGATACAGATGAAGCTGTAGTTCCGTACTCATATGAAGGCGGAGAGGATACGGTTGTTATTGAGAATGACAAGCTGAAACTGGAAATGGATCCTTTAACTACACAGTTTACTGTTACTGTTAAGGAAACCGGTAAGGTATGGCGTTCAAATCCGGAGAATGCAGCAAATGATGCAATAGCTCTTCCTGAAGAGAAGGCCAACCTACAGTCACCGCTCATTATGTCATATTCAGTTGTTACAGGTCTTGAGACAACATATAACACTCATACCTACAGTACAGCCAACCAGATTTATAACATTACAAAGGATGGCGACTCCGTAAGAGTAGATTACTCACTTGGTGATGTTATAAAAGAGTATGTTATTCCTCCTGTAATTACTAAGGAAAGTCTTGATGAATGGCTTTCAAAAATGGATAAGGATGACGTTAATTTTATCCAGCAGTATTACAAAAAGTATGACATTAACAAGCTTGGTAAAAAAGACAATAAGGATGAGCTTCTTGCAAGTTATCCGGCTCTTGAAGACCATGTCATATACGTACTTCGTGATAAGACAAAAGAAAATGTAAGAAAGAAGATTGAAAAATCCTTTGAAGAAGCAGGATATACATATGATGATTTCCAAGCAGATAAGGAACTTGATCTTTCTGTAAAAAGCTCAGATAAGCCTGTATTTAATGTAAGTGTTGTTTACAAGCTTGATGGAGACGATCTTGTTGTAGAGGTTCCTATGAAGGACCTTAAGTATAAAAAGGATTCACCGATTTATACAATTACCCCTCTTCCATATTTTGGAGCTGGTGACAGCGAGCAGGATGGTTACATGTTTGTTCCGGAAGGCGGCGGTGCTACTATTAACTTCAACAATGGCAAGGTTTCACAGAGCAGCTATTATACAAATGTATATGGTTGGGATATGTGCCTTAGCAGAGATGCGGTAGTACATAACACCAGAGCATACTATGGTGTATTCGGAGTTTCAGAAGGTAATGACTCTTTCTTATGTATACTTGAAGATGGAAGCCCTTATGCTTCAATTCAGGCAGATATAAGCGGAAAGAACAACAGCTACAATTATGTAAATGCCGTATACAGCATTTGCCAGAGAGAGCAGTATGATGTAGGTGATATCGCTAACAGTGATGTATATGAATATGTACCTTCATTGCCGGATGAAACACTTACTCGTAGATATACATTTATCAATTCCGGAAGCTATGTAGACATGGCAAAGGAATATGGATCTTATTTACAGGATAAATATGGCGATTCTCTTTCTATGAATCAGGATTCAAGTGCACCGGTTGCTGTTGAGATGATCGGAGCAATTGATAAGGTTAAACAGATTCTCGGTGTTCCTGTAAAGAGACCTCTTAAGCTTACGACTTATAAAGAAGCAAGCAATATCGTTAAGGATTTAAATGATAACGGAATCGATAACATGTCCGTTAAACTTACCGGATGGTGCAACGGTGGTGTGGATCAGAGATTATTGAAATCCGCAAAGACGATTGGAGCACTAGGAAGTAAAAATGATCTGAAGAATCTGGTTAAGACAGGTGATGAAACAGGTTCAAAGGTTTACCTTGATGGTATAACACAGTATGCAAATGATTCAAACCTGCTTGATGGTTTCTTCTCATACAGAGATGCAGCAAAGCTCATCAGCAAAGAGCAGGCTAAGTTATATGATTATAGCCATATAACATATGCGCAGAGAGAGAATTCTGATCATTTGTATTATCTGTTACATACAGATCTTGCAATGAATATTGCAGACAAGTTTGCTGATACAGCAGCATCTTATGGTGCAGGTGTTTCTTTCCAGGATATTGGAAAAGACTTATCATCTGATTTCTATAGAAAGAATATGCACAGCAGACAGAGCGTAAAGAGCCTTCAGGAAGAAGAACTTAAGAAGATTCAGAGTGAAGGCACACCCATAATGATAAACATGGGTAATGACTATGCGGTTCCTTATGCTAGCATGGTTACAGGAATGGATTTAAGAGGAAGTGAATATACAATACTTGATCAATGCATTCCTTTCTACCAGATTGCTGTACATGGCAGAGTAAACTATACAGGAGAGCCTGTAAACATTGGTGGTAATCAGGAGAATGAAGTACTTTACAGCGCAGAGTATGGCGCAGGATTATACTTCGCTTTCATGAATGAAACATCATTTGCAACACAGAAAACACTTTATACAGATTATTACGGTGCAACATATTCAGCATGGAAAGACAAGATGCTTGATATCTGCACAAGATACAACGAAGAACTCGGCCATATCTTCAATCAGGAAATGGTTGATCATGAAAACATCAGTGAAGATCTTTCCCGCACACAGTATGCGGATGGAACTAATGTCTATGTAAATTATGGCTACAGTGATGCACAGACACCGGACGGAAAGACAGTTCCCGCCAGAGATTATCTGGTTGTCAGATGA
- a CDS encoding ABC transporter substrate-binding protein, translating into MKRALTKKVTAAITLAAMTMSAVGCGASTNSTSTDTATSTEAAADTTETAESTETEDTAGSDTEETTEDAGEAEEAEASESGDLYEVKTDADGNPIDLGGMEIIIRDWWSGDPTEPANDYEEAQQEYRDWAQETYNFTIKQQAISDWGSTPADFVDYATTGGDENYIWTLRDDPAITSAISSGLMYDLSTLDCLDFSKDKFQRNLLHEQYGKDGHIYAMYAGFSEPRTGVYFNKRILTDAGIDPESIYDMQADGTWTWDAFEDLLSKVQRDTDNDGVIDIYGMTLNEGVMTTQAIFSNGGDIVGKDASGKYTYDLENPETLEALEWTVKIFSNYDAEKANPEGAEWDYYKEQFINGQAAFLVEDEYAGCPGNFLEDMTDELGFVMFPKGPKGKDYINVWTNNPIAIPACYDEDKAWKLAFAWDLWTNQPEGYEDFNGNISTARNGIFDTRAVDETITMMTQPEHGTIAYHGMIPNMSIGSDFIWNITPDCVVSEQVEAIADTWKAYIEDANK; encoded by the coding sequence ATGAAAAGGGCATTAACCAAAAAAGTTACAGCTGCTATTACACTTGCAGCTATGACAATGAGTGCTGTTGGATGTGGAGCAAGTACAAATAGTACAAGTACAGATACAGCTACTTCAACAGAGGCTGCAGCAGATACAACAGAGACTGCTGAGAGCACAGAGACAGAGGATACTGCAGGGTCTGACACAGAAGAGACTACTGAGGATGCAGGCGAGGCTGAAGAAGCAGAAGCTTCTGAAAGTGGAGATCTCTATGAAGTTAAGACAGATGCTGATGGTAATCCTATCGATCTCGGCGGTATGGAAATTATCATCCGTGACTGGTGGTCAGGCGACCCGACAGAACCCGCTAACGATTATGAAGAAGCTCAGCAGGAGTACAGAGATTGGGCTCAGGAAACATACAACTTCACAATCAAGCAGCAGGCTATCTCTGACTGGGGTTCAACACCTGCAGATTTCGTAGATTATGCTACAACAGGTGGCGATGAGAACTACATTTGGACACTTCGTGATGATCCGGCTATCACATCAGCTATTTCAAGTGGTCTTATGTATGACCTTTCAACTCTTGATTGCCTTGATTTCTCAAAGGATAAGTTCCAGAGAAACCTTCTTCACGAGCAGTATGGTAAAGACGGACACATTTACGCTATGTATGCTGGATTCTCAGAGCCTAGAACAGGTGTATACTTTAACAAGAGAATTCTTACAGATGCTGGTATCGATCCTGAATCAATCTATGATATGCAGGCTGACGGAACATGGACATGGGATGCTTTCGAAGATCTCCTTTCCAAGGTTCAGCGTGATACAGACAACGATGGTGTTATCGATATTTATGGTATGACACTTAACGAAGGTGTTATGACAACACAGGCTATCTTCTCTAACGGTGGTGACATCGTAGGTAAAGATGCAAGTGGCAAGTACACATATGACCTTGAGAATCCTGAAACTCTTGAAGCTCTTGAGTGGACAGTTAAGATATTCTCAAACTATGATGCAGAAAAGGCTAATCCGGAAGGCGCTGAGTGGGATTACTACAAAGAGCAGTTCATCAACGGTCAGGCAGCATTCCTTGTAGAGGATGAGTATGCAGGATGCCCTGGTAACTTCCTTGAGGATATGACAGATGAGCTCGGCTTCGTAATGTTCCCTAAGGGACCTAAGGGTAAGGACTATATCAACGTATGGACAAACAACCCGATTGCAATCCCTGCTTGCTATGATGAAGACAAGGCATGGAAGCTTGCATTTGCTTGGGATCTTTGGACAAATCAGCCTGAAGGCTATGAGGACTTCAATGGTAACATTTCAACAGCTCGTAACGGTATCTTTGATACAAGAGCAGTTGATGAGACAATCACAATGATGACACAGCCTGAGCACGGCACAATTGCTTATCACGGCATGATTCCTAACATGAGCATTGGTTCAGACTTCATCTGGAATATTACACCTGATTGTGTAGTTTCTGAGCAGGTTGAAGCTATTGCTGATACATGGAAAGCATACATTGAGGATGCAAATAAATAA
- a CDS encoding carbohydrate ABC transporter permease, whose protein sequence is MTDMALAQKMSAKENKKKTLVHQDKDFWERNRLSGGYLLQKKIMDIGLSIFRFILLFGMCFMILQPILNKISVSFMTEQDLYNPIVIAIPEHFTTANYRLAAELMSYGQALINSILISLTIAVLQITVCTLVGYGFARFEFPFKKFWFAAVILVILIPPQTIASSLHLHFRFFDILGLFKLTTGSTLNLRGSALPYYLMSAGCMGLKNGLYIFIIRQFFRGLPVDLEEAAYVDGCGMLKTFVRIMLPQAKPPITSCFLFAFVWQWTDGFYSRLFLGNTKLVSTSLSRIIDSLGAYIQRINGVKTTISVAYSNCILATGTLMIIMPLIILYLFAQRAFVESIANTGIKM, encoded by the coding sequence ATGACTGATATGGCATTAGCACAGAAAATGAGTGCCAAAGAAAACAAAAAAAAGACATTGGTTCATCAGGACAAGGATTTCTGGGAAAGAAACAGATTATCCGGTGGATATCTTTTACAAAAGAAAATTATGGATATAGGTTTGAGTATATTCAGATTCATACTTCTTTTCGGAATGTGTTTCATGATATTACAGCCTATTTTAAACAAAATATCCGTAAGTTTCATGACAGAGCAGGACTTGTACAACCCAATTGTTATTGCTATTCCTGAACACTTCACAACTGCTAACTATAGACTTGCAGCTGAACTTATGAGTTATGGTCAGGCTCTTATTAATTCAATTCTTATATCATTGACCATTGCTGTTTTACAGATAACCGTATGTACACTTGTTGGTTATGGATTTGCAAGATTTGAGTTTCCTTTTAAGAAATTCTGGTTTGCGGCAGTTATTTTGGTAATTCTCATTCCGCCACAGACAATTGCATCATCCTTGCATTTGCACTTCAGATTTTTTGATATACTGGGATTGTTTAAACTGACAACAGGATCAACATTAAACCTAAGAGGATCAGCACTTCCGTATTATCTGATGAGTGCCGGTTGTATGGGACTTAAGAATGGTCTTTATATCTTCATCATAAGACAGTTTTTCAGAGGACTTCCTGTAGATCTTGAAGAGGCTGCTTATGTTGACGGATGTGGAATGCTTAAGACTTTTGTAAGAATTATGCTTCCCCAGGCTAAGCCACCTATTACATCATGTTTCCTGTTTGCCTTTGTATGGCAGTGGACAGATGGATTTTATTCAAGATTATTCCTTGGAAACACAAAGCTTGTAAGTACCAGTCTTTCAAGAATTATCGATAGTCTTGGTGCATATATTCAGCGTATTAACGGTGTTAAGACAACTATTTCCGTTGCTTATTCAAACTGTATTCTTGCGACAGGTACACTGATGATTATCATGCCTTTGATAATTCTGTATCTCTTCGCACAGCGTGCTTTCGTTGAAAGTATTGCAAATACAGGTATAAAGATGTAA